The DNA sequence TGGCGATTTCCCGGCAGCTCACCGACCTGATGGACGGCCGCATCGGCATGGTCAGCCGCGAAGGCCAGGGCTCGACCTTCTGGTTCGAGCTGCCGCTGGAGGACACACCGTCGGTGGCACTGCCCCCCCACCCGGACGTGCTCGGCCGCAAGGTCCTGATCGTCGAGGACAACCCGACGAACCGCACTCTGCTGGAGCACCAGGTCGAATCCATGGGCCTGCGCCGCGCGAGTGCGGGCGATGCCCTGCAGGCGCTGATGCTGCTGCGCGACGCACAGGCGCATGACGCGCCCTACGATCTGGCCCTGATCGACATGAAGATGCCCGGCCTCAGCGGGCTGGAGCTGGCCCGCGTGGTGCGTGGCGATCCGGAGCTGAAGGCCCTGCCCATGGTGATGCTCACCTCGCTGACCTCGTCCAACGAGGCGCAGGCGGCCAAGGATGCGGGCTTCCACACGACCCTCGACAAGCCGGTGCGACAGACCGATCTGCTGGCGGCGATCCGATCGGCGCTGGCGTCCGAAACCCGACCGGACCAGACCGCGGCGGGTCCCGGGACCGCCCCGGCGCCGGGTGCCGCCACCGGACCGCTGGACGCACACGTGCTGCTCGCGGAAGACAACCCCATCAACCAGCAGGTCGCCATCGCCATGCTGCAGAAGATGGGCTGCACCGTGACGCTGGCACACAACGGTCGGGAAGCCGTCGAGCGGGTGCGGACCGAACGGTTCGACGTGGTCCTGATGGACTGCCAGATGCCGGAAATCGATGGCTTCGAGGCCACCCGCCGCATCCGCGACTGGGAAGGCACGGCCACCCCCCCGACCCCGATCATCGCGCTGACGGCCAACGCCCTGCACGGTGACCGGGAACGCTGCCTGGACGCGGGCATGTCCGATTACCTGAGCAAGCCCTTCTCGGGAGCCAGCCTGCGGGCGATGCTGCAGCGCTGGCTGGCCAGCGCATCGGCAGCCTCTCCCCAGCTCCCGCATGGCGCGCCGACTCCGGCCGCAGCAGTGCATCGGGAAACCGGCATCCCGACCTTCGACAGCCAGGTCCTCGAAGAAGTCCGCGCCCTCGACACCGACGGCAGCCTGGTCCGCCGTCTGCTGGAACTCTTCTACGACGACGGCAACCAGCTGATGCAGGCCATGTGCCACGCACACGCCCAGGGCGACGTGCAAGGCCTGATTTTCTCGGCGCACAAGCTGGCCTCCAGCGGCGCCACGGTCGGTGCGCGGCGCTTCTCGATGCAGACCCGTGCGGTCGAGAATGCCTCCCGGACCAGCGGGCAACTGTGCGACACCCCGACCCTCCAGCGCCTGATGGAAGAATTCGAGCTGGCCACCAGCGAGATCGCCCGCGATACCGGCATCGAGCGGCCACGGCAGGCACAAGCGTCCGCATGAGTCAGCAACGGGTCGGATACCCGCACTGCCGGGCTGCCCGCATACTCGGACTTTCGGCCTGGGGAGGTGGAGGTGGAGGTGGTGTCTGCGGGAAAACGGCTCATCCGGGCCATCGGATTGGCGATGGTCTTCAGCACGGTCGGCGTGGACGCTGCCCAGGCGCAAGACACGGCCGCCCTGCGCAGCATGCATTCCAGCCTGCGCGCACGGCTGGCGTCGAGCCCGTTCCAGCGGCCGCTGGTACTGGAGTCCAGCCTTTCCTCGGGCGACCTGAAGGGCGAGGTCTACGCTGTCATCGACCAGCCGTTCGACGTCGTGGCCTCCGCGCTGCGGAGCGCAGGGGCGTGGTGCGACCTGCTGATCCTCCACCTGAACGTGAAGCACTGCGGCGCAGCCGGGGAGCCACCAGGCCAGACCCTGGGCCTGGCCGTGGGGCGCAAGTTCGACCAGCCGCTGAGCGAGGCCTACGTGGTCCGGTTCGCCTACCGTGTCCCTGTCACCAGCAGCGACTACCTCCGAGTCCAGATGACAGCGGCCTCCGGACCGCTGGGCACCAGCGACTACCGTCTTGCACTGGAAGCGATTCCGCTGGACGCGAAGCACGCCTTCCTCCACATGTCGTACGCTTATTCGTATGGCACGGCCGCGCTGGTGGCGATGGAGATCTACCTCGCGTCCGCTGGCCGTGACAAGGTCGGCTTCAGCGTCACCGGCCAGGGCAGCGATGGTCGGCCGGTCCACATCCATGGGGTGCGCGGTGTGGTGGAGCGCAACACCATGCGCTACTTTCTCGCGATCGAGAGTTACCTCGGCAGCCTGTCAGCGCTCCCCGACGAGCGGGAAGAGAAGCGCCTGCGCGACTGGTTCACCGCCACCGAGCGGCATGCGGAGCAGCTCCACGAGATGGACCGCGGCAAGTATCTCGCCATGAAGCGGCTCGAACTGCAGCGCCAGCACGCAGGCACCCAGCGCTGAGCAAAATCGCTGCGCCAATGCAAAAGGGACTTGGCATGCGCCAAGTCCCTTTGTTGACCAGAGAATCTGGTGGGCCCTGAGTGACTCGAACACTCGACCTACGGATTAAGAGTCCGCTGCTCTACCAACTGAGCTAAGAGCCCGCAATTTGAAATGCGGTGGTGTGACAGTATCTGGTGGTGGGTCCTGAGTGACTCGAACACTCGACCTACGGATTAAGAGTCCGCTGCTCTACCAACTGAGCTAAGAACCCCACTTGCTTAACGCTTATTGCGTCAAGACCGATACTATAACACACTTTTTGGCGCTTGGTGGGTCGTGCGGGACTCGAACCTGCGACCTACGGATTAAAAGTCCGCTGCTCTACCAACTGAGCTAACGACCCGCCGCCCCGTCCTCTTGCATTGCTTCTTCGTTACCGATTCCGCACTGCTTGAAGCCGAGCCATAGATTCTAAACCAATACCCACCAGTCTCGTCAAGACCCCCGGACGAGTTCCATCGCCTGTGCAGCGGCGGCCATGCCGAAACTGGCCGTGACCATCACGCTGGATCCATAGCCGTGGCAATTCAGGCTGCCGTCGACCGCACAGGCATCCTCCTGCGGCGGCAGACGAACCTCCTCCCGCGAAAATACGCAGCGCACGCCCATGCGCCCCGTGCGCGGGGCACCGTCCTTGCGCAATTGCTGGCGCAGCCGCGCCAGCAAGGGATCGTGGGTGACCTCGGCAAGATCAGCCACCTCGATGCGTTCCGGCTTCGACTTGCCACCCGCAGCCCCGGCCATGACCAGCGCCCGCCCCGTCGCGATCGACCAGCGGGCCATCGCGAACTTGGCGGCATTCTGGTCGCAGGCATCGATCACGACATCCACCTCGATCGGCAGCAGCGCCGGCCAGTTCGCGGGCTCGACAAACTCTTCCACCGCGTGCACGACGCAGCCGGGATGGATGTCCGCCACCCGCTCGCGCAAGGCCAGCACCTTGGCAGCCCCCACGGTGGCCCCCACCGCCTGGACCTGGCGGTTGATGTTGGATTCGGCCACATGGTCCAGATCGATCAGCACCAGCGCTGCGACCCCGCAACGCGCCAGCGCCTCCACCGCCCAGGAGCCCACGCCGCCCACACCCACCACCACCACCCGCGCCGCGCGCACCCGGCGGTAGCCCTCGTCACCCCACAGGCGCCGCAGGCCGCCGAAGCGGCGCTCCAGATCGGCGTCCAGCGCCGGCAGTTCCAGCTCGATCGTCGTCGTCATGCAGGACGTTCACTTGATCTGCTTGATGCGTTCCCGCCCGGCCTGTGCGGCCTCGGACTGCGGGTAGTTCGCGATCAGCTCTTCCAGCGTCTTGCGCGCACCCTTCTGGTCCTTGAGCTCGATCTGGCAGTTGGCCAGCGCCAGCAGGGCTTCGGAGGCCCGCGGGTGGTCCGGCGTCGTGGAGACCAGGGTCCGGAAGATGTTCATGGCTTCCTTGACCTCGCCCTTGCCGTAGAGCGCATTGCCCAGCCAGTACTGGACATGGCCGGTGTAGGCGCTCGACGGGAACCGCTTCTGGAACGCAGCCAGCGCCGTCGCCGCATTGGCGAACTCGCCCTTGCGCAGGATGCCGATGGCCTCGTCATAGGCCTTCTTCTCCGGCGCCTCGACGACGGCATCCTTGCCATCGAGCGAGACCCGCTGCGGCTCCAGCCGGCGCATGCGGTCGTCGAGCGCAACCACCGTGTCCTTGTACTTGCGTTGCAGGTCGGCCAGTTCACGGGCCAGGTCCTTGTTGGCCTGCGCCAGCGTTTCGTCCGCGCCACGCAGCTTGGCGATCTCCGTGCGCAGGGTCTCCATCTGCGCGTTGAGATCGAGCAGGCTGCGCTTGAGCACACCGAGCTGCTCGGCCTGGTCCGCAAGCTGTGCGGCCAGGGCCTTGCGTTCGCTGGTCTCGAGCTCCGCCTGCCGCTGCGACTGCTCGAACCGGGTGCGCAGATCGACGACGGCCTTGCGGGCCTCCTCGTCATCGAACAGCCCGGCGCTGGCCGTGACCGGCCAGAGCGCGGACAGGGCCAGCACGGCGGCAGCGGCCAGTGCAGACAGCGTCAGGGGCGGAGCGCGGCGCATCTCAGCGGTCCTTCAGCTCAGCACGGCGGTTCTTGGCCCATGCCGCTTCGTTGCTGCCTGCGACCGCCGGCTTTTCCTTGCCGAAGCTCACGGCTTCCAGCTGCGCATCCGACACGCCCAGCAGCGTCAGCGATTTCAGCACCGCCTCGGCACGGCGCTGGCCCAGCGCGAGGTTGTATTCATGGCCCCCGCGCTCGTCGGTGTGCCCCTCGATCAGGACACGGCGCTTGCGGTCGGCACTCAGGCGCCGCGCGTTGCTCTCCACCACGCTGCGGTACTCGTCCTTGACCACGTAGCTGTCGAAATCGAAGTACACGACACGGCCGCCTGCGTTCGCGGCCGCATCGTTGCGGGTGACGTCAACCGGCGTGACGGTGGACTGTGCGGCCTGGCCGGTGGTGGCGCCGGCATTGGCGTTCGGCGCGACCGTGGGGGCGGTGCCAGCGCCGGCCAGGCGGTTTTCGACGGGCGCCGGCGGCTCGACGCGGGTATTCGACGCACAGCCGGTCAGGACCAGCACGGCGGCACCGAAGGACGCCAGCCACGTGGTGCGGCTGTTGAGGAATGGGCTCATGAATACGCTCCAGAAAGGTGGGATCGAACAGAAAGACAAAAGACAGGACGCCAGACGACTCCCGGCACCAGCGGTCAGCGGCTGTAAGGCCCCCAGACCGGCTCTCTCACATCCGCCTGGGGCGGACTGAGACGGGCCTTGATGAGTCCGTCCAGCGTGGTGGTCATCAGCAGATCACGTCCGCCAGCGCGGCTGGCGTAGATGATGAGCCGACTGTTGGGTGCGAAGCTCGGGCTTTCGTCGTCGTTGGTGTCCGTGAGTGCGGTGACAGTTCCCGAATTGAGGTCCATCAGTTGCAGGCGGAACTGGTTGCCACCGTTGCGGCTGATGTAGGCCATGTAGCGGCCATCGGGACTGAGGGCGGGGCTGATGTTGTAGTTGCCGCTGAAGGTGACCCGTTCGGCGTTGCCGCCGGACGCACCCATGCGGTAGACCTGCGGGCCGCCGCCGCGGTCGCTGACAAAGTAGATCGACCTGCCGTCGGACGACCAGGCCGCCTCGGTGTCGATGCCCGGCGCGGTGGTGAGTCGGCGCAGGTTGTCGCCCTGCCGGCCCATCGCGTAGATCTCGGAGTTGCCGTCCTTGGTGAGCGTCACGGCCAGCTGGGAGCCATCCGGCGAGAACGCTGGCGCGCTGTTCGAGCCACGGAATTCCGCGACAGCGCGCCGGCGACCATTGAGCACATCCTGCACGTACACCACCGGCTTGCCGGTCTCGAACGAGACGTAGGCCAGTTCGTTCCCCTCCGGCGACCAGGCGGGCGAGATGATCGGCTGCGCGCTGCCCAGGGCGGAGCGGGAACCTTCACCGTCCGCATCGGCCACGAACAGCGTGTAGCGACCGGCCCCCTTGGAGACGTAGGCGATGCGGGTCGAGAAGATGCCGCGCTCGCCGGTGAGCTTCTGGTAGATGTCGTCGGCGATGCGGTGGGCCGCCAGACGCAGATCGTCCTTCGGCACGGCCAGCGACTGCGCGATCAGCTCGGTGCCCTTGACCACGTCCCACAGCCGGTAGCGCAGGTCGTAGCGGCCGTCCGCCAGCCGGGTGACCGTGCCGGCGGCCAGCGCATCGGCATTGCGGCTGCGCCATTCGGCGAAGACCGGGCGCGCGTTCTCGTCGAGGTTGTCGGGCGCGGACACCAGTTTGAACAGGCCGCTGCGCTCCAGATCGGCCCGCACGATCTGCGACACCGGGTGCAGCGCCTTGTCCTCGTCCCGGAAGCGCGCGATGGCGACGGGCACCTGCGCCGCACCGATGCCGGAGATCTCGACCCGGAACTGCGCCGCCGCCGGAAAGGCCGTCGCCAGAACCGCACAGCCACCCAAGCCACGTTGCAGGAACAGGCGCCGGTCCATCAACTTGTCGAATCGTCGCATTCAAGCCACATTTTCAGGTAACGGTAGTAAGAAGTCTCGGCATTGTGGACCGCGAGTATGAACCCCATGCGTCCGTCGAGAAATCCTCGTTTCAGAACGTAGGTCCGCACGAAGGCCCAGAAGCCGTGCCCGAGGGCGCTGCCGAGACCACCGCGGCGACCGCGGGCGTGGAGGTCGGCGGCGCGTCCGCTGGAGTAGCGGTTCATCTTGTCGTTGGCGACCGTCAGCGTCGGCATGCTCTCGTGGAGCAGGTGTCCCGGCAGCGGCCGCGTCGGCAGGTCACACAGGAGCCGCTCGTGCACGAGGTCGTCGCTGAAGCGCGCCGTGCCGCGCGGAAACAGCCGCAGCACCGGATCCGGAGACCAGCCGCTGTGGCGCATCCACTGCCCGCAGAACGAGGACAGCCGCGACAGCGTGTAGCTGCAGCCCGGCGCGCCCGGCGCCTCGACCACGGCCCGCACCTGCGCTGCCAGCGTGTCGTCCAGCCATTCGTCGGCGTCCAGACTCAGCACCCAGTCGCCACGGGCCAGCGCCAGCGCGCGGTTCTTCTGCGCGCCGAATCCGGGCCAGTCGGTCGTGCGGGTCACCCGGGCGCCCAGCGCTTCGGCCAGTTCAGGCGTGCCGTCGGTGCTGCCACTGTCCACGACGATGCACTCGTCGGCGAACGACACCGACTCCAGGCAGCGCCGCAGCCGCAGCGCTTCGTTGCGTGTGATGACGATCACTGACAAGCGCGGCGCAATCGTCAGAGGCATGTCAAGTTCAGGGCAGACAGGAGCAGTGGGCGCACAGGGACGGTCGGAACGGTCGGGACCCGGGGATTGTAGGCAACAACCCGCCTGCGCTGATAATCGCGCCTCCGCGGCGACCCCGCTCTTCAGAATCGCCTTCGCCCGCTCCGATGAAAGCCCTGCTCCAGCGCCTGCGCCGCATCTGGCCGTATTTCTCCCCGAGCCGCATGGGCTTCATCGTCTCCGCGGTCTGCACCGTGATCGTCGCCGCCACCGAGCCGATGGTGCCCAGCCTGATGCAGCACCTGCTGGATGCCGGCTTCAAGCAGGGGGCCGCCGGCATCCCGCTGTGGCAGGTGCCCGTGGCGATCATCGGCCTGTTCGCGGTCCGCGGGGCTGCGGGCTACGTCGGCCAGTACACCCTCGCCTGGGTCGCCTACCGCGGCACGCAGGCCATGCGCGAGGCCTTGTTCCGCCGCCTGATGGACGCCCATCCGCAGCTCTACGCCACCCACTCCACCAGCACGCTGACCAACATCGTCGCGCACGAGGTGCAGTCCGGCGCGCTGCAGCTGTCCACCTCGGGCCTGACGCTGCTGCGCGACCTGCTGACGCTGGCGGCGCTGCTGGGCTACCTGCTGTGGATGAACTGGCAGCTCACGCTGTTCGTGGCGGTGCTGTTCCCGGCGGTGGCCTTCGTGATGCGCACGCTCAGCCGCCGCCTGCACCGCCTGACGCTGCAGGGCCAGCAGGCCACGGACGAACTCGCCTACACGGTGGAGGAAAACGTCCAGGCCTGGCGCGTGGTCCGCATGCACGGCGCGCAGCAGCACCAGACCGCGCGCTTCCTGTCGATGAGCGAGGACATGCGCCACATCGCAATGAAGTCGGTCGCCGCCGCAGCCACGATGACGCCGCTGACCCAGGTGCTCTCGGCCATCGCGCTGTCGGCCGTGATCGTCACCGCGCTGTGGCAGAGCGGGCAGGACGGCCAGACCGTCGGCGGCTTCGTCGGCTTCGTGATGGCGATGCTGATGCTGGTCGCACCCATCAAGCGCCTCTCGGAAGTCGCGGTGCCCATCACGCGCGGACTCGCCTCGCTGGAGCGCGGCATGACCATGATCGACGAGGCTCCCGTCGAGCGCGACGGCCCCTTCGATCCGGGCCGCGCCCTCGGCGACATCACCTTCGAGCACGTCACCGTGACCTACGGCGAGCAGAACACCCCGGCCTTGCAGGACATCGACCTGCACATCCCCGCCGGCCAGGTGGTCGCGCTGGTCGGGCCCTCGGGCGCCGGCAAGACCACGCTGATCAACCTGCTCGCCCGCTTCGTCGAGCCCACCGCCGGCACCATCTGCATCGACAACACGCCGCTGGCCGACTGGCGCGTCACCGCGCTGCGCCAGCAGTTCGCGCTGGTCAGCCAGGACGTCGTGCTGTTCAACGACAGCGTGGCCGCCAACGTGGCGCTCGGCCAGACCGTGGACCGCGTGCGGGTCGAGGCTGCGCTGCGCGCCGCCAACCTGCACGACTTCGCCGCCGCGCTGCCCGACGGCATCGACACCCGCATCGGCCACAACGGCCAGCGCCTGTCCGGCGGCCAGCGCCAGCGGCTGGCCATCGCACGGGCGATCTACAAGGACGCGCCGATCCTGATCCTCGACGAGGCCACCTCGGCGCTGGACTCGGAATCCGAGCGCCTGGTGCAGTCCGCGCTGGAGCGGCTGATGGTCGGACGCACGGCCATCGTCATCGCGCACCGGCTGTCCACCATCGAACGCGCCAACCGGGTCGTGGTGCTGGAAGGCGGGCGCATCGTCGAGCAGGGCACCCAGGCAGAACTGCTGGCGCAAGGCGGCCTGTTCGCCCGGCTGCACGCCCTTCAGTTCCAGACCTGAAATCCGCTGCTTTCAGCCCCGACAATCACGGGATCGACCGGAGACCGCTTTCATGACGACCGCACCCATCAGCCGCTACCCTGTGCCCGACCTGAACACGCTGCCCGAGGACCTGCGCACCCGCATCCTCGGCGTGCAGGAGAAGGCCGGCTTCGTGCCGAACGTGTTCCTGACGCTGGCGCACCGGCCCGACGAATGCCGCGCCTTCTTCGACTACCACGACGCGCTGATGCTGCGCCCGTCCGGGCTGACCAAGGGCGAGAAGGAGATGATCGTCGTCGCCACCTCGGGCGCGAACGGCTGCCTCTACTGCGTGGTCGCACACGGCGCCATCCTGCGCATCTATGAAAAGAACCCGCTGATCGCCGACCAGGTCGCCGTCAACCACCGCAAGGCCGACCTGACACCGCGCCAGAAGGCCATGCTCGACTTCGCGCTCAAGGTCTGCCTGGACTCGGCCGCCATCGACGAGGCCGACGTCGCCGCGCTGCACGCCCACGGCTTCAGCGACGAGGACATCTGGGACATCGGCGGCATCACGGCCTTCTTCGGCCTGTCCAACCGCATGGCCAACCTGATCGGCATGCGGCCCAACGACGAGTTCTTCCTGATGGGCCGCCAGCCCCGCCCGCCGCGCGCATGAGTTCCACCGCCCCGCGCGCCGTCATCAGCGGCTTCACCTTCCTGCGCAACGGCGTGAAGCTGGGCTTCCCGTTCGAGGCCTCGATCCGCTCGATCCTGCCGCTGGTGGACGAGTTCGTCATCGCGCTCGGGGCGGGCGAAGACGACACGGTCGCGCGCATCCACGCGCTCGCCGCCACCGAGCCGAAGCTCCGCATCCTCGACACGCTGTGGAACGAGCGCATGGCCGAGCGCGGCTTCGTCTATGCCCAGCAGAAGATGATCGCGCAGTACGCCTGCACCGGCGACTGGGCCTTCTACCTCGAAGGCGACGAGGTGCTGCACGAGGGCGAACTCGCGGCGATCCGCGCGTCGGTCGACCGCCACCACGGCAATCCTCAGGTCGAGGCGCTGGTCTTCGACTACCTGCACTTCTACGGCTCGCCGCAGTGGCTGGCCGTGAGCCCGGCCTGGTACCGGCGCGAATGCCGCTTGATCCGCAACACGATCCGCTCCTATGCGCCGGACGGCCAGTTCTGGGTCGTGATGGACAAGCACCGCCAGGGCCGCCACCCGAAAGCTGCGCTAGCCAACGCCCACATCTACCACTACGGCCACGTGCGCCGGCTCGACTACATGCAGGCCAAGATGGACCAGGTCAGCAAATACTGGTCGCACCAGCCGCCGAAGATGCGCTACTCGATCGACCCGCAGGCGCTGCGCCCCTTTGACGGCACGCACCCTGCCTGCATGGCCGACTGGCTGGCCCACGACGCCGAACCCGCGTTCACGCCCGACCCGAACCACCCGCTGACCCGCCGCGAGCGCAAGCACCGCCACGCGATGCGGCTGGAACGCTGGTTCGGCTGGGACCTGAGCCACAAGCACTACACGCTCGTGGCCTGAGCCGCGCCGCCAAGGAAGGACACGCCCCCACCATGACCCGCCGCTACACCATCGTCATCCCGGTGCTCAACCAGTTGCGCTACACCGCGATGTGCGTCGAGAGCCTGCTCGCCCAGAGCGTCACGCCCGGCGACATCCTCGTCATCGACAACGCCAGCACCGACGAGACCCCGCAGTGGCTGGCCCGGCACCCCGAACTGGCGCAGCAGCGCAACCGCGTCAACCTCGGCTGCGGCGGCGCGTGGACACAGGGCGCGCTGCTGGCCGGCGACGCCGAGTGGGTCGTGCTGCTCAACAACGACGTGCTGGCCGGGCCGCGGGCGATCGACGCGATGCTCGACGCGGCGGAACAGCACGGTCTGAAGGTCGTCAGCCCCGCGCTGCTCGAAGGCGCAGAAGACTACGGTTACGCGCAGTTCGCGCCAGAATACCTCGTGAAGATGGCGGGAACGGTGCGCCGCGGCTGGTTCCACGGCGTGTGCTTCGCGGTGCACCGCAGCGTGTTCGAGGCGATCGGCTTCCCCGACACGGACCGCAAGCTGGGCGGGCACGAGGACATGGAATACCTCGTGCGCTGCTCACGCGCGGGCATCCCGGTCGGCACGGTGGGCGACGCGGTGTTCCACCACTTCGGCTCGATCACGCAGAAGGCCATGAAGAAGGAAACCGGGGCCAAGGCGCTCGGTGACCGGCACTATTTCTACAGCCGCCTCGGCATGGGCTGGCTGGCGCGCAAGCGTTTCAAGCTGCAGCGCGAGCGGCAGCGCGACCAGTGGTCCGCCGAGGAGACAAAGCGCACCGGCCACAGCCTGCACATGTTGCGCGAGAACGGAGCCTGGAAACATGTCTGAACTGTCTGCTTCGCTGGACGCCCCCTTCATCCACCCGCTGGCCGACGTGCAGAGCCCGCACATCGGCGCCGGCACGCGGGTCTGGCAGTTCGTCGTCGTGCTGGCCGGCGCGCGCATCGGTCGCGGCGGCAATGTCTGCTCGCACTGCTTCATCGAGAACGACGTGCGCATCGGCGACCGGGTGACCGTGAAAAGCGGCGTGCAGCTCTGGGACGGCCTGACCGTCGAGGACGACGTGTTCATCGGCCCGAACGTGACCTTTTCGAACGACCGCCATCCGCGCAGCGGCCACCGCGACTTCGTCCGGGAAGACACCGTCATCGAACGCGGTGCCTCGATCGGTGCCGGGGCGGTGATCCTGCCGGGCGTGCGCATCGGTGCGGGCGCGATGGTGGGCGCGGGGGCGGTGGTGACCCGCGACGTGCGGGCCGGCCTCACCGTGGTCGGCAACCCGGCCCGCACCCTGCCCTGCTCGCCTCAGCCTGAAGGAACCTGAACATGAGTACGCCCCTGGAGCGCTGCCACCTCGTCGATCTGCCGAAGATCTCCGACCCGCGCGGCAACCTGACCTTCATAGAGGGCGGGCGCCACATTCCCTTCGACATCCAGCGCGTCTACTACCTCTACGACGTGCCAGGCGGCTCCGAACGCGGCGGTCATGCCCACAAGGGCCTGCACCAGCTCATCGTCGCCATGTCAGGCAGCTTCGACGTGATCCTCGACGACGGCACCGCCAAGCGCCGCTTCCACCTCAATCGCTCCTACTACGGGCTCTACGTCTGCCCGATGATCTGGCGAGAGCTGGACAACTTCTCGTCCGGCTCGGTCTGCATGGTGCTGGCGTCCAACCGCTACGACGAGGACGACTATTACCGCGACTACGACCAGTTCCTCGCCGCCGCCCTGCCCGCTCCACGCTCCCAGCCATGATCGACTTCCTCAACCTCAAGCGCGTCAACGCGCCCCATGAAGCCGCGCTGCAGGCCGCCGCCGCCCGCGTGATCGCCTCCGGTTGGTACGTGCTTGGCCAGGAATGCGACCACTTCGAGGTCGAGTTCGCTGCGTGGTGCGGCGTGCGCCACGCCATCGGCGTCGCCAACGGGCTGGACGCGCTGCACCTGATCCTGCGCGCGATGGAAATCGGCCCAGGCGACGAAGTGATCGTGCCGTCGAACACCTTCATCGCCACCTGGCTGGCGGTGAGCCAGGTGGGCGCGGTGCCCGTGCCGGTCGAGCCACGCCCTGACACCGCCAACCTGAACCCCGAGCTGGTCGAAGCTGCGATCACACCGCGCACCCGGGCAATCCTGCCGGTCCACCTCTACGGCCAGACCGCCGAGATGGCCGCGCTGCGCGTCATCGCCGACCGCCACGGCCTGAAGCTGATCGAGGACGCGGCGCAGGCCCACGGTGCGCGTCACCACGGCGTGCGCGCTGGTGCGCTGGGCGACGCGGCCGGGTTCAGTTTCTACCCCGGCAAGAACCTCGGCGCGCTCGGCGACGGTGGCGCGGTGACGACGAACGACGACGCGCTGGCGGCCAGGCTGCGCCAGTTGCGCAATTACGGCTCATCCCGCAAGTACCACCACGAGACCATCGGCGTGAACTCGCGCCTGGACGAACTCCAGGCGGCGATGCTGCGCGTCAAGCTGCCCGCGATGGACACGGAAAACGCCGTGCGCCACCGCCTCGCGCAGCGCTACCTCGCCGGGCTGGCGGACGTGAACGTCGGCCTGCCGCGCACGGTCGAGGGATGCGAGCCGGTGTGGCACCTGTTCGTCGTGCGGGTGGCCGAGCGCGCACGCGTGCAGGCCGCACTGGCCGAGCGCGGCATCACGACGCTGGTCCACTACCCCATCGCCTGCCACGAACAGCAGGCCTATGCCGACCGCCACTGGCCGGCGCTGCCCATTGCCAGCGCGCTACAGCACCAGGTGCTGAGCCTGCCGATCAGCCCGGTGCACACCGAGGCCGAGGTTGACACCGTCG is a window from the Sphaerotilus montanus genome containing:
- the tolB gene encoding Tol-Pal system beta propeller repeat protein TolB; amino-acid sequence: MDRRLFLQRGLGGCAVLATAFPAAAQFRVEISGIGAAQVPVAIARFRDEDKALHPVSQIVRADLERSGLFKLVSAPDNLDENARPVFAEWRSRNADALAAGTVTRLADGRYDLRYRLWDVVKGTELIAQSLAVPKDDLRLAAHRIADDIYQKLTGERGIFSTRIAYVSKGAGRYTLFVADADGEGSRSALGSAQPIISPAWSPEGNELAYVSFETGKPVVYVQDVLNGRRRAVAEFRGSNSAPAFSPDGSQLAVTLTKDGNSEIYAMGRQGDNLRRLTTAPGIDTEAAWSSDGRSIYFVSDRGGGPQVYRMGASGGNAERVTFSGNYNISPALSPDGRYMAYISRNGGNQFRLQLMDLNSGTVTALTDTNDDESPSFAPNSRLIIYASRAGGRDLLMTTTLDGLIKARLSPPQADVREPVWGPYSR
- a CDS encoding tRNA threonylcarbamoyladenosine dehydratase gives rise to the protein MTTTIELELPALDADLERRFGGLRRLWGDEGYRRVRAARVVVVGVGGVGSWAVEALARCGVAALVLIDLDHVAESNINRQVQAVGATVGAAKVLALRERVADIHPGCVVHAVEEFVEPANWPALLPIEVDVVIDACDQNAAKFAMARWSIATGRALVMAGAAGGKSKPERIEVADLAEVTHDPLLARLRQQLRKDGAPRTGRMGVRCVFSREEVRLPPQEDACAVDGSLNCHGYGSSVMVTASFGMAAAAQAMELVRGS
- the pal gene encoding peptidoglycan-associated lipoprotein Pal; its protein translation is MSPFLNSRTTWLASFGAAVLVLTGCASNTRVEPPAPVENRLAGAGTAPTVAPNANAGATTGQAAQSTVTPVDVTRNDAAANAGGRVVYFDFDSYVVKDEYRSVVESNARRLSADRKRRVLIEGHTDERGGHEYNLALGQRRAEAVLKSLTLLGVSDAQLEAVSFGKEKPAVAGSNEAAWAKNRRAELKDR
- the ybgF gene encoding tol-pal system protein YbgF encodes the protein MRRAPPLTLSALAAAAVLALSALWPVTASAGLFDDEEARKAVVDLRTRFEQSQRQAELETSERKALAAQLADQAEQLGVLKRSLLDLNAQMETLRTEIAKLRGADETLAQANKDLARELADLQRKYKDTVVALDDRMRRLEPQRVSLDGKDAVVEAPEKKAYDEAIGILRKGEFANAATALAAFQKRFPSSAYTGHVQYWLGNALYGKGEVKEAMNIFRTLVSTTPDHPRASEALLALANCQIELKDQKGARKTLEELIANYPQSEAAQAGRERIKQIK
- a CDS encoding response regulator — translated: MSIGRRLGLLMAASTGVALLLSYAASAYSQIDQYQRDTRAQLSTLADITASNSAAALAFGDTKAANETLSALRVKANITDAQIMAGNGQVLARYTRAEAPDQTSGLINTLGLNRTVTLQRPITTDAEAIGQVVIHADLTEMWAAIARQLAQTAGISLLAFGASLVVARWARRDVVAPIEHLAATTHRITREQDYTVRVDGGRQDEIGTLIHGFNEMLDQIRQRELALSAHRDHLEQEVDARTVELRHAKEAAEAASQAKSQFLANMSHEIRTPMNGVLGMIELLLESGVNPTQQRLAQTAQQSGESLLGIINDILDFSKIEAGRMELEILPFNLRAMVEEVATLLAERAHRKGLELACGVEPSLPLAFKGDAGRIRQILTNLVANAIKFTHEGEVVIEVLGVHSGADRTHLRFEVRDTGIGIGATQQERLFQSFTQADGSMARQYGGTGLGLAISRQLTDLMDGRIGMVSREGQGSTFWFELPLEDTPSVALPPHPDVLGRKVLIVEDNPTNRTLLEHQVESMGLRRASAGDALQALMLLRDAQAHDAPYDLALIDMKMPGLSGLELARVVRGDPELKALPMVMLTSLTSSNEAQAAKDAGFHTTLDKPVRQTDLLAAIRSALASETRPDQTAAGPGTAPAPGAATGPLDAHVLLAEDNPINQQVAIAMLQKMGCTVTLAHNGREAVERVRTERFDVVLMDCQMPEIDGFEATRRIRDWEGTATPPTPIIALTANALHGDRERCLDAGMSDYLSKPFSGASLRAMLQRWLASASAASPQLPHGAPTPAAAVHRETGIPTFDSQVLEEVRALDTDGSLVRRLLELFYDDGNQLMQAMCHAHAQGDVQGLIFSAHKLASSGATVGARRFSMQTRAVENASRTSGQLCDTPTLQRLMEEFELATSEIARDTGIERPRQAQASA